One window from the genome of Bacillus rossius redtenbacheri isolate Brsri chromosome 17, Brsri_v3, whole genome shotgun sequence encodes:
- the LOC134540623 gene encoding abasic site processing protein HMCES isoform X3, translating into MCGRTACTLCAEDVRKACCYRSEAGGVYRLPDWREADDPRLSYKPSHNVAPTDATPVLVSGRHFPGAGERVLQTMLWGMIPPWHKGDPKSHGLSTNNCRLEGARGSKLYGRALGRGQRCCVVLDGFYEWQAGTKQPYFVYCAAQPDGVLIDDPSTWDCRWSPEGGWCGPQLLRLAALFDVWTSPQARDGRAQLLAYHDGGGQVAGLAPPQDARGSQLGAASGRVAGLRGREGGRRAGAAGSPRAAGVAPGVVPRQQRAAQGRGLQQARGPGTSVKASPSSKLMKSWLQSGGKKRDGPADTAPEQTEAKRQRTDGDTGKCAKN; encoded by the exons ATGTGTGGAAGAACTGCATG CACTCTCTGCGCGGAGGACGTGCGCAAGGCGTGCTGCTACCGGAGCGAGGCGGGGGGCGTGTACCGCCTGCCCGACTGGAGGGAGGCGGACGACCCCAGGCTCTCGTACAAGCCGTCGCACAACGTGGCGCCCACCGACGCCACGCCGGTGCTAGTGTCGGGGCGGCACTTCCCCGGGGCCGGCGAGCGGGTGCTGCAGACCATGCTGTGGGGCATGATCCCGCCCTGGCACAAG GGCGACCCCAAGTCCCACGGGCTGTCCACCAACAACTGCCGCCTGGAGGGGGCGCGCGGGTCCAAGCTGTACGGCCGCGCGCTGGGACGCGGCCAGCGCTGCTGCGTCGTGCTGGACGGATTCTACGAGTGGCAGGCGGGGACGAAGCAGCCGTACTTCGTGTACTGCGCGGCGCAGCCGGACGGG GTGCTGATAGACGACCCCAGCACGTGGGACTGCCGCTGGTCGCCGGAGGGGGGCTGGTGCGGGCCCCAACTGCTCCGCCTCGCAGCGCTGTTCGACGTGTGGACCTCACCCCAGGCAA GGGACGGCCGTGCACAGCTACTCGCTTATCACGATGGAGGCGGACAAGTCGCTGGGCTGGCTCCACCACAGGATGCCCGCGGTTCTCAGCTCGGAGCAGCAAGTGGCC GCGTGGCTGGACTGCGCGGGCGTGAAGGGGGACGCCGCGCTGGCGCTGCTGGGAGCCCCCGGGCCGCTGGCGTGGCACCCGGTGTCGTCCCTCGTCAACAACGCGCGGCACAAGGACGCGGCCTGCAACAGGCGCGTGGACCTGGCACG AGCGTGAAGGCGTCTCCGAGCAGCAAGCTGATGAAGTCGTGGCTCCAGTCGGGAGGCAAGAAGCGCGACGGTCCAGCGGACACAGCGCCGGAGCAGACTGAGGCTAAACGGCAGAGAACTGATGGTGACACAGGAAAGTGTGCTAAAAATTGA
- the LOC134540623 gene encoding uncharacterized protein LOC134540623 isoform X1, which produces MCGRTACTLCAEDVRKACCYRSEAGGVYRLPDWREADDPRLSYKPSHNVAPTDATPVLVSGRHFPGAGERVLQTMLWGMIPPWHKGDPKSHGLSTNNCRLEGARGSKLYGRALGRGQRCCVVLDGFYEWQAGTKQPYFVYCAAQPDGFKEEGKRARSVESAVRCAGADRRPQHVGLPLVAGGGLVRAPTAPPRSAVRRVDLTPGDGRAQLLAYHDGGGQVAGLAPPQDARGSQLGAASGRVAGLRGREGGRRAGAAGSPRAAGVAPGVVPRQQRAAQGRGLQQARGPGTSVKASPSSKLMKSWLQSGGKKRDGPADTAPEQTEAKRQRTDGDTGKCAKN; this is translated from the exons ATGTGTGGAAGAACTGCATG CACTCTCTGCGCGGAGGACGTGCGCAAGGCGTGCTGCTACCGGAGCGAGGCGGGGGGCGTGTACCGCCTGCCCGACTGGAGGGAGGCGGACGACCCCAGGCTCTCGTACAAGCCGTCGCACAACGTGGCGCCCACCGACGCCACGCCGGTGCTAGTGTCGGGGCGGCACTTCCCCGGGGCCGGCGAGCGGGTGCTGCAGACCATGCTGTGGGGCATGATCCCGCCCTGGCACAAG GGCGACCCCAAGTCCCACGGGCTGTCCACCAACAACTGCCGCCTGGAGGGGGCGCGCGGGTCCAAGCTGTACGGCCGCGCGCTGGGACGCGGCCAGCGCTGCTGCGTCGTGCTGGACGGATTCTACGAGTGGCAGGCGGGGACGAAGCAGCCGTACTTCGTGTACTGCGCGGCGCAGCCGGACGGG TTTAAGGAAGAGGGGAAGCGAGCGAGGAGTGTCGAGAGTGCCGTGCGCTGCGCAGGTGCTGATAGACGACCCCAGCACGTGGGACTGCCGCTGGTCGCCGGAGGGGGGCTGGTGCGGGCCCCAACTGCTCCGCCTCGCAGCGCTGTTCGACGTGTGGACCTCACCCCAG GGGACGGCCGTGCACAGCTACTCGCTTATCACGATGGAGGCGGACAAGTCGCTGGGCTGGCTCCACCACAGGATGCCCGCGGTTCTCAGCTCGGAGCAGCAAGTGGCC GCGTGGCTGGACTGCGCGGGCGTGAAGGGGGACGCCGCGCTGGCGCTGCTGGGAGCCCCCGGGCCGCTGGCGTGGCACCCGGTGTCGTCCCTCGTCAACAACGCGCGGCACAAGGACGCGGCCTGCAACAGGCGCGTGGACCTGGCACG AGCGTGAAGGCGTCTCCGAGCAGCAAGCTGATGAAGTCGTGGCTCCAGTCGGGAGGCAAGAAGCGCGACGGTCCAGCGGACACAGCGCCGGAGCAGACTGAGGCTAAACGGCAGAGAACTGATGGTGACACAGGAAAGTGTGCTAAAAATTGA
- the LOC134540623 gene encoding abasic site processing protein HMCES isoform X4 — protein MCGRTACTLCAEDVRKACCYRSEAGGVYRLPDWREADDPRLSYKPSHNVAPTDATPVLVSGRHFPGAGERVLQTMLWGMIPPWHKGDPKSHGLSTNNCRLEGARGSKLYGRALGRGQRCCVVLDGFYEWQAGTKQPYFVYCAAQPDGVLIDDPSTWDCRWSPEGGWCGPQLLRLAALFDVWTSPQGTAVHSYSLITMEADKSLGWLHHRMPAVLSSEQQVAAWLDCAGVKGDAALALLGAPGPLAWHPVSSLVNNARHKDAACNRRVDLARKSVKASPSSKLMKSWLQSGGKKRDGPADTAPEQTEAKRQRTDGDTGKCAKN, from the exons ATGTGTGGAAGAACTGCATG CACTCTCTGCGCGGAGGACGTGCGCAAGGCGTGCTGCTACCGGAGCGAGGCGGGGGGCGTGTACCGCCTGCCCGACTGGAGGGAGGCGGACGACCCCAGGCTCTCGTACAAGCCGTCGCACAACGTGGCGCCCACCGACGCCACGCCGGTGCTAGTGTCGGGGCGGCACTTCCCCGGGGCCGGCGAGCGGGTGCTGCAGACCATGCTGTGGGGCATGATCCCGCCCTGGCACAAG GGCGACCCCAAGTCCCACGGGCTGTCCACCAACAACTGCCGCCTGGAGGGGGCGCGCGGGTCCAAGCTGTACGGCCGCGCGCTGGGACGCGGCCAGCGCTGCTGCGTCGTGCTGGACGGATTCTACGAGTGGCAGGCGGGGACGAAGCAGCCGTACTTCGTGTACTGCGCGGCGCAGCCGGACGGG GTGCTGATAGACGACCCCAGCACGTGGGACTGCCGCTGGTCGCCGGAGGGGGGCTGGTGCGGGCCCCAACTGCTCCGCCTCGCAGCGCTGTTCGACGTGTGGACCTCACCCCAG GGGACGGCCGTGCACAGCTACTCGCTTATCACGATGGAGGCGGACAAGTCGCTGGGCTGGCTCCACCACAGGATGCCCGCGGTTCTCAGCTCGGAGCAGCAAGTGGCC GCGTGGCTGGACTGCGCGGGCGTGAAGGGGGACGCCGCGCTGGCGCTGCTGGGAGCCCCCGGGCCGCTGGCGTGGCACCCGGTGTCGTCCCTCGTCAACAACGCGCGGCACAAGGACGCGGCCTGCAACAGGCGCGTGGACCTGGCACG GAAGAGCGTGAAGGCGTCTCCGAGCAGCAAGCTGATGAAGTCGTGGCTCCAGTCGGGAGGCAAGAAGCGCGACGGTCCAGCGGACACAGCGCCGGAGCAGACTGAGGCTAAACGGCAGAGAACTGATGGTGACACAGGAAAGTGTGCTAAAAATTGA
- the LOC134540623 gene encoding abasic site processing protein HMCES isoform X6 — protein sequence MCGRTACTLCAEDVRKACCYRSEAGGVYRLPDWREADDPRLSYKPSHNVAPTDATPVLVSGRHFPGAGERVLQTMLWGMIPPWHKGDPKSHGLSTNNCRLEGARGSKLYGRALGRGQRCCVVLDGFYEWQAGTKQPYFVYCAAQPDGVLIDDPSTWDCRWSPEGGWCGPQLLRLAALFDVWTSPQGTAVHSYSLITMEADKSLGWLHHRMPAVLSSEQQVAAWLDCAGVKGDAALALLGAPGPLAWHPVSSLVNNARHKDAACNRRVDLARA from the exons ATGTGTGGAAGAACTGCATG CACTCTCTGCGCGGAGGACGTGCGCAAGGCGTGCTGCTACCGGAGCGAGGCGGGGGGCGTGTACCGCCTGCCCGACTGGAGGGAGGCGGACGACCCCAGGCTCTCGTACAAGCCGTCGCACAACGTGGCGCCCACCGACGCCACGCCGGTGCTAGTGTCGGGGCGGCACTTCCCCGGGGCCGGCGAGCGGGTGCTGCAGACCATGCTGTGGGGCATGATCCCGCCCTGGCACAAG GGCGACCCCAAGTCCCACGGGCTGTCCACCAACAACTGCCGCCTGGAGGGGGCGCGCGGGTCCAAGCTGTACGGCCGCGCGCTGGGACGCGGCCAGCGCTGCTGCGTCGTGCTGGACGGATTCTACGAGTGGCAGGCGGGGACGAAGCAGCCGTACTTCGTGTACTGCGCGGCGCAGCCGGACGGG GTGCTGATAGACGACCCCAGCACGTGGGACTGCCGCTGGTCGCCGGAGGGGGGCTGGTGCGGGCCCCAACTGCTCCGCCTCGCAGCGCTGTTCGACGTGTGGACCTCACCCCAG GGGACGGCCGTGCACAGCTACTCGCTTATCACGATGGAGGCGGACAAGTCGCTGGGCTGGCTCCACCACAGGATGCCCGCGGTTCTCAGCTCGGAGCAGCAAGTGGCC GCGTGGCTGGACTGCGCGGGCGTGAAGGGGGACGCCGCGCTGGCGCTGCTGGGAGCCCCCGGGCCGCTGGCGTGGCACCCGGTGTCGTCCCTCGTCAACAACGCGCGGCACAAGGACGCGGCCTGCAACAGGCGCGTGGACCTGGCACG AGCGTGA
- the LOC134540623 gene encoding abasic site processing protein HMCES isoform X5 → MCGRTACTLCAEDVRKACCYRSEAGGVYRLPDWREADDPRLSYKPSHNVAPTDATPVLVSGRHFPGAGERVLQTMLWGMIPPWHKGDPKSHGLSTNNCRLEGARGSKLYGRALGRGQRCCVVLDGFYEWQAGTKQPYFVYCAAQPDGVLIDDPSTWDCRWSPEGGWCGPQLLRLAALFDVWTSPQARDGRAQLLAYHDGGGQVAGLAPPQDARGSQLGAASGRVAGLRGREGGRRAGAAGSPRAAGVAPGVVPRQQRAAQGRGLQQARGPGTEEREGVSEQQADEVVAPVGRQEARRSSGHSAGAD, encoded by the exons ATGTGTGGAAGAACTGCATG CACTCTCTGCGCGGAGGACGTGCGCAAGGCGTGCTGCTACCGGAGCGAGGCGGGGGGCGTGTACCGCCTGCCCGACTGGAGGGAGGCGGACGACCCCAGGCTCTCGTACAAGCCGTCGCACAACGTGGCGCCCACCGACGCCACGCCGGTGCTAGTGTCGGGGCGGCACTTCCCCGGGGCCGGCGAGCGGGTGCTGCAGACCATGCTGTGGGGCATGATCCCGCCCTGGCACAAG GGCGACCCCAAGTCCCACGGGCTGTCCACCAACAACTGCCGCCTGGAGGGGGCGCGCGGGTCCAAGCTGTACGGCCGCGCGCTGGGACGCGGCCAGCGCTGCTGCGTCGTGCTGGACGGATTCTACGAGTGGCAGGCGGGGACGAAGCAGCCGTACTTCGTGTACTGCGCGGCGCAGCCGGACGGG GTGCTGATAGACGACCCCAGCACGTGGGACTGCCGCTGGTCGCCGGAGGGGGGCTGGTGCGGGCCCCAACTGCTCCGCCTCGCAGCGCTGTTCGACGTGTGGACCTCACCCCAGGCAA GGGACGGCCGTGCACAGCTACTCGCTTATCACGATGGAGGCGGACAAGTCGCTGGGCTGGCTCCACCACAGGATGCCCGCGGTTCTCAGCTCGGAGCAGCAAGTGGCC GCGTGGCTGGACTGCGCGGGCGTGAAGGGGGACGCCGCGCTGGCGCTGCTGGGAGCCCCCGGGCCGCTGGCGTGGCACCCGGTGTCGTCCCTCGTCAACAACGCGCGGCACAAGGACGCGGCCTGCAACAGGCGCGTGGACCTGGCACG GAAGAGCGTGAAGGCGTCTCCGAGCAGCAAGCTGATGAAGTCGTGGCTCCAGTCGGGAGGCAAGAAGCGCGACGGTCCAGCGGACACAGCGCCGGAGCAGACTGA
- the LOC134540880 gene encoding SOSS complex subunit B homolog: protein MEFIQIKDIRQGLKNINVVFIVLEVGPPTVTKENREVRTFKVADTSASINVSIWDDPGQMLVPGDIVRLTKGYASVWRNCLTLYSGKSGEIQKIGEFCMVFNEQLNMSEPNLALAAQNAGLASSNGGTTGRHVVPPGVPGPLPQQQNSVGLGKSGPPARYSVESPGVKPPGKGGQRGRGGARNSSRERR from the coding sequence ATGGAGTTCATCCAGATAAAGGACATAAGACAAGGCTTGAAAAACATAAATGTGGTGTTCATAGTGCTGGAGGTAGGGCCGCCGACGGTGACCAAGGAGAACCGGGAGGTGCGGACGTTCAAAGTGGCGGACACGTCCGCGAGCATCAACGTGTCCATCTGGGACGACCCGGGCCAGATGCTGGTGCCGGGGGACATCGTGCGGCTGACCAAGGGCTACGCGTCGGTGTGGCGCAACTGCCTGACGCTGTACTCGGGCAAGTCGGGCGAGATCCAGAAGATCGGGGAGTTCTGCATGGTGTTCAACGAGCAGCTGAACATGAGCGAGCCCAACCTGGCGCTGGCCGCCCAGAACGCCGGCCTGGCCAGCAGCAACGGGGGCACCACGGGGCGCCACGTGGTCCCGCCAGGCGTCCCGGGCCCGCTGCCGCAGCAGCAAAACTCCGTGGGGCTGGGGAAGAGCGGACCTCCGGCACGGTACAGCGTGGAGTCCCCCGGGGTGAAGCCCCCAGGGAAGGGCGGTCAGCGAGGGCGCGGGGGCGCCCGCAACAGTTCCCGGGAGAGGCGGTGA
- the LOC134540623 gene encoding uncharacterized protein LOC134540623 isoform X2: protein MCGRTACTLCAEDVRKACCYRSEAGGVYRLPDWREADDPRLSYKPSHNVAPTDATPVLVSGRHFPGAGERVLQTMLWGMIPPWHKGDPKSHGLSTNNCRLEGARGSKLYGRALGRGQRCCVVLDGFYEWQAGTKQPYFVYCAAQPDGFKEEGKRARSVESAVRCAGADRRPQHVGLPLVAGGGLVRAPTAPPRSAVRRVDLTPGDGRAQLLAYHDGGGQVAGLAPPQDARGSQLGAASGRVAGLRGREGGRRAGAAGSPRAAGVAPGVVPRQQRAAQGRGLQQARGPGTEEREGVSEQQADEVVAPVGRQEARRSSGHSAGAD, encoded by the exons ATGTGTGGAAGAACTGCATG CACTCTCTGCGCGGAGGACGTGCGCAAGGCGTGCTGCTACCGGAGCGAGGCGGGGGGCGTGTACCGCCTGCCCGACTGGAGGGAGGCGGACGACCCCAGGCTCTCGTACAAGCCGTCGCACAACGTGGCGCCCACCGACGCCACGCCGGTGCTAGTGTCGGGGCGGCACTTCCCCGGGGCCGGCGAGCGGGTGCTGCAGACCATGCTGTGGGGCATGATCCCGCCCTGGCACAAG GGCGACCCCAAGTCCCACGGGCTGTCCACCAACAACTGCCGCCTGGAGGGGGCGCGCGGGTCCAAGCTGTACGGCCGCGCGCTGGGACGCGGCCAGCGCTGCTGCGTCGTGCTGGACGGATTCTACGAGTGGCAGGCGGGGACGAAGCAGCCGTACTTCGTGTACTGCGCGGCGCAGCCGGACGGG TTTAAGGAAGAGGGGAAGCGAGCGAGGAGTGTCGAGAGTGCCGTGCGCTGCGCAGGTGCTGATAGACGACCCCAGCACGTGGGACTGCCGCTGGTCGCCGGAGGGGGGCTGGTGCGGGCCCCAACTGCTCCGCCTCGCAGCGCTGTTCGACGTGTGGACCTCACCCCAG GGGACGGCCGTGCACAGCTACTCGCTTATCACGATGGAGGCGGACAAGTCGCTGGGCTGGCTCCACCACAGGATGCCCGCGGTTCTCAGCTCGGAGCAGCAAGTGGCC GCGTGGCTGGACTGCGCGGGCGTGAAGGGGGACGCCGCGCTGGCGCTGCTGGGAGCCCCCGGGCCGCTGGCGTGGCACCCGGTGTCGTCCCTCGTCAACAACGCGCGGCACAAGGACGCGGCCTGCAACAGGCGCGTGGACCTGGCACG GAAGAGCGTGAAGGCGTCTCCGAGCAGCAAGCTGATGAAGTCGTGGCTCCAGTCGGGAGGCAAGAAGCGCGACGGTCCAGCGGACACAGCGCCGGAGCAGACTGA